The stretch of DNA GGCACTTGGATGGACACACTATTTCCAACCACTGCTAAACGCTTCGCGTGTTCTCCAATCTTCAATTCAAGCGTCACTCAGCAACGCTCCCTGCAAGACTGAGCTGAAGGTCTTCTTCTGGCTGGCTGGACACGCCTGGACGAGCGCGCAGACATCATTCTTCTCGAGGAACTTCTCACCGTTCACCAGGATGAGGGGAATGTATTGCAGGACCAGTCTCTTGCACTGCCAGCAAGAAAACAAGATTAGCGCATGCCATCACAAACCAACTGAGCAAGCAGAAAATGATTCCTAATATAAGTTGTTCATGTACACctctgtttttgtttttgttttttgtttttaaacTTAGCATTACTGCAAGACATTCGGATTGTTTATTCTGACAGGGAAGTGAAAAAATCCTACATATACTGAGTTGTGGGGTCAAAAGTCTtcacatcaatgagccaaataaCTTACCTGCTGGACGTGACCTTCAATCTTATTGCACTCCTTGATAAGAATCTCAATTATCTCAATCTGCAGACAACAATCAAGTGGAAAATGTCAGACACAGAATGGCAACTCATGGTAGGGAATACGTAAATGGCACGAAGCTATTACCTCCGCATCTGGATCTTTCAGTTTGGACATAATTTCATCAAGCAGATGGTGGCAAAACACACATGTGCTGTTACTTCTCACACCAGAGAAAAGAGCTGTGTTCCTGCACAGGCCATACTGTTTGCAGAACGCTTCTGGTTCGATCTCTGTAATCTTGGCAAAAAGGAGTGTTGCATAAGAGTCCATCAATTCAACACACTGCAGAGATAGGGAAGTTGTCAGAGAAAATTCCAATAAACCTACAATAGTATTTCATTTTAGGGAGCACCTTCCCAGCATGGTGTGTAGTATGGAAATCAAACGTGTATGCATTTAATATCTTGCAACCACGGCAGTATTTTAATTTTCAATACACACACATCTAGTTGTAAGAATAAACAAAATATGTTCAGAGATGATCACCTTCTCTTCAAAGGAGAATGACTTAGAGCAAGCGTCATGAAGGAATTCCATGACCTTATCTTGTGTCTGTTTCTCACTGAGATAATTGACAGCTTCGCTCATGAAGTTCTCACAGGCTAAGCATATTTGGCCGCTACTCTTGAGATGGACAGGAGTCTTCATTGAAGAAATTTGTTCCTTCAAGGTTGAGCCATGATCTGGGAGTTCAACTGCGCAAGATGAAGAAAAAGTGAGAAAGCAATAACTTGGGCATCCAATCTGGAGGCAAAAGATGCAGCGCTACTAATAAGGGGTGTTTGATAGGTTGACTTGGATGGATGCCATGATGTGCCTATGTTATGTTATGttatgtagtatatatatgCTACCCTAGCAACTGGCATAGGAGGATCAGAAAATAAAACATGCTCAATTTCAACTTATTTAGTAACCATGTTAAGTACCCTAAATATCTAGACATCCAACTGCTGCACCTTTGCGGTAAAGGAGATGTACAACTGTACATAAGCAAACCATGACATGATGAtattttctatctatctatgaaATAACAGTAATAAAGAGTGCGGCCAACGGTGATTATAGTTTTGCAGCATACTAAGTGAGTATAAGTCAACGGTGCTGATATGGAGTCCCCGAGTGAGAGCATAACATATAAGGATGCCAAAGTCTGTTACCAGCATCGTTGGCCTGCGCAGCAGGTAGTACAAGACGCCTggcctctgcagcaggtccgcaGGCAGCGACGAGCAGCAGCAAGAGGAGCGTGAGACATAAAGGCGCTTTGGAACCCATCTGAAATTGTGTGATGAATTCGCGATGGTTTCCTTGTCAACCTGCCATGGGAAGAAAATACATCACATACGGTACAGCGCTTCAAAAAATCCAGTAAATTTCGGTTAGCCAGGAACCGAAGGGCAGCCCCCCGCTTCCAGATCCAGCAGAACAAGGGAAACCAACCCCGGCGAGAGATCGAGTGGGAAGCCGATCGGCGAGGGCGATCGGGCGGGGGAACGGAGAGGCAAAATCAACCAAACAACAGATCGACCAATGGGGAAGAACCCCAAAAATCGTCGGCGAGATAGCAGATTACGGACTGGGTGGGGAAAAAAAAGCAGCGATTTGATGAAGAGGAAAGGTCGCCTCACCTGAAGGTCGAAACGAAATCAACCAATCGAATCGATTCGAGGAGCAGCGATCCCGGACGAGGGCGGAACAAGACAAGAACTTGGGGTTGTTAATATGGGCGGCGGGCGAGCGGCGGCGCCGCGGTGGGGGAGGTGGCGATTTCCTGTCCCTGTCGGCTCCGGTTGGTTGTTGCGGTTGCGTACGGGATTCCAGTTCCGTTCCGTTGAGGTCGTTTGGCAAGCCAAGAAACAGAGGGTACAGGCCCGGTCCGGCCCAATATGTCCAGCCCACCGGACAACCCAATATCTTCTTCTCCAGCTAAACTATCTCGCCGTtccaagaaaataaaaaaataaaataaaatctgtAGGTCCCTTTCAAACTCTGTAATATTTTGATATTTTCTGTCCTTgcgcctgtttagattggagatgaaaaaattttggatgtcacatcggatatgtcggaaggggtgtttagaaactaataaaaaaataaattacatacctCGTCTGAAAACTACAATACAAATCTATtaaatataattaatctatcattagtacatgtgggttactgtagcacttaaggctaatcatggactaactagacttaaaagattcgtctcgcgattttcaaccaaactgtgtaattagtttatttttttatctacatttaatattctatacatgtgttcaaagattcgataggatggatgaaaaaattttaggtgaggaactaaacagggcctaagaggAATAGCGTAAAAATCTCGATTCGGAAAATGAAGAAATCACCGACCAATCGGTACTTCTACTACTGTGCTACTACACTAGTGTAATAAACTCTATATTCATGTAATCTTCTGTAACGGAATAGGAGATTCTCATTCACTTATTTTGCTAGTTTCTCTTTAAATCACGTCATATAAATGGCCGCACAACCATAAGTTCATGTGTAGTTGCAGCTGAACTGTCCCTTCCGTTTGTGTTTACACCTCATGCGA from Sorghum bicolor cultivar BTx623 chromosome 8, Sorghum_bicolor_NCBIv3, whole genome shotgun sequence encodes:
- the LOC8066948 gene encoding proactivator polypeptide-like 1, with protein sequence MGSKAPLCLTLLLLLLVAACGPAAEARRLVLPAAQANDAVELPDHGSTLKEQISSMKTPVHLKSSGQICLACENFMSEAVNYLSEKQTQDKVMEFLHDACSKSFSFEEKCVELMDSYATLLFAKITEIEPEAFCKQYGLCRNTALFSGVRSNSTCVFCHHLLDEIMSKLKDPDAEIEIIEILIKECNKIEGHVQQCKRLVLQYIPLILVNGEKFLEKNDVCALVQACPASQKKTFSSVLQGALLSDA